A single genomic interval of Armigeres subalbatus isolate Guangzhou_Male chromosome 1, GZ_Asu_2, whole genome shotgun sequence harbors:
- the LOC134219885 gene encoding cellular tumor antigen p53-like isoform X3, whose protein sequence is MVDSQDMTVQTYEHQDPAQPVEECDAAQLVQIPTNELMMDLDGVTLFDYPEYETLKFEAIGSLLEESCDQDMESKPTIDQKVMAVAALLDHMDRTPTLDEVENPVYNFNVDLNGETSGKSSWMFSSRLNKVFVKMGQACTFNISYQTLAHQELYIRAMMVCSAPEDMHQPVYRCENHRVSDNTNPKLADEVKTHVMRCFNPSTRYVGTENGVAFKDRLAVIIPLGLTTQEQVALNVSLEFVCQNSCRIINRRATAIIFTLEDSQGQILGKKSLHLKVCSCPKRDKQKEEESLAPAKRKSDTHLQAPPGKKVAKVATLSRHPGQQLPRLTPSPPLGKLAFIKKELSSETLSCGQKARAIAQANSQEMVEGTGIPVTVHLPTVELAAKVAEYAFQVVATELVRNSTTEPEGSKKLAAFLTSIRRVQKGLSNGRNNSMGSTDSD, encoded by the exons ATGGTCGATTCCCAAGATATGACGGTCCAGACCTATGAGCACCAGGATCCGGCTCAGCCAGT TGAGGAATGTGATGCTGCTCAACTGGTGCAAATCCCG ACTAACGAACTCATGATGGATCTGGACGGGGTAACGCTGTTTGATTACCCAGAGTACGAGACGCTCAAGTTCGAGGCGATAGGCTCGCTGTTGGAAGAATCCTGCGATCAGGACATGGAGAGCAAACCGACAATTGATCAGAAAGTTATGGCAGTGGCGGCCCTGCTGGATCATATGGATCGCACCCCGACGTTGGACGAAGTCGAAAATCCGGTATATAACTTTAACGTAGACCTGAATGGGGAAACTAGTGGCAAATCTAGTTGGATGTTTTCTTCTCGTCTCAACAAAGTTTTTGTCAAGATGGGCCAGGCCTGTACGTTCAACATTTCGTACCAAACCTTGGCCCACCAGGAGCTCTACATCCGAGCGATGATGGTTTGCTCGGCACCGGAAGACATGCATCAGCCGGTGTACAGATGCGAGAACCATCGAGTGAGCGATAACACCAACCCGA AACTGGCCGACGAGGTGAAAACGCATGTCATGCGTTGTTTCAACCCGTCCACTCGGTACGTTGGTACTGAGAACGGTGTCGCCTTCAAGGATCGCTTAGCCGTCATAATTCCACTGGGTTTGACCACCCAGGAACAAGTAGCGCTGAATGTATCGCTGGAGTTTGTCTGCCAAAACTCCTGTAGGATTATAAACCGTCGGGCAACGGCAATAATATTCACGCTGGAGGATTCCCAAGGCcaaattttaggtaaaaaatcGTTGCATCTGAAAGTGTGTAGCTGCCCGAAGCGTGACAagcaaaaagaggaagaaagctTGGCTCCAGCCAAGCGAAAAAGCGACACCCATTTACAGGCACCGCCTGGCAAGAAAGTCGCTAAAGTGGCCACTCTGTCACGTCATCCGGGTCAGCAATTGCCGCGTCTCACACCATCGCCACCTTTAGGCAAGCTGGCCTTCATAAAGAAAGAGCTCTCATCCGAAACGTTGAGCTGCGGACAGAAGGCGAGAGCAATCGCGCAAGCCAACAGTCAGGAAATGGTCGAGGGAACGGGCATCCCGGTAACCGTTCACCTGCCTACCGTAGAATTGGCCGCAAAGGTGGCCGAATATGCGTTCCAGGTTGTGGCCACAGAACTGGTCCGCAATAGCACCACCGAACCGGAAGGGTCGAAGAAATTGGCCGCCTTTCTCACCAGCATTCGCCGGGTGCAGA AAGGGTTATCCAACGGACGCAACAATTCCATGGGATCAACGGACTCGGACTAG
- the LOC134219885 gene encoding cellular tumor antigen p53-like isoform X2 — protein sequence MISPDGCSTCSTASESQNNCYVTVRKNFEMVDSQDMTVQTYEHQDPAQPVEECDAAQLVQIPTNELMMDLDGVTLFDYPEYETLKFEAIGSLLEESCDQDMESKPTIDQKVMAVAALLDHMDRTPTLDEVENPVYNFNVDLNGETSGKSSWMFSSRLNKVFVKMGQACTFNISYQTLAHQELYIRAMMVCSAPEDMHQPVYRCENHRVSDNTNPKLADEVKTHVMRCFNPSTRYVGTENGVAFKDRLAVIIPLGLTTQEQVALNVSLEFVCQNSCRIINRRATAIIFTLEDSQGQILGKKSLHLKVCSCPKRDKQKEEESLAPAKRKSDTHLQAPPGKKVAKVATLSRHPGQQLPRLTPSPPLGKLAFIKKELSSETLSCGQKARAIAQANSQEMVEGTGIPVTVHLPTVELAAKVAEYAFQVVATELVRNSTTEPEGSKKLAAFLTSIRRVQTRKFRRVKTAK from the exons aTGATTTCGCCTGATGGGTGCAGTACTTGCAGTACTGCAAGTGAAAG TCAAAATAACTGCTACGTGACGGTACGCAAAAACTTTGAAATGGTCGATTCCCAAGATATGACGGTCCAGACCTATGAGCACCAGGATCCGGCTCAGCCAGT TGAGGAATGTGATGCTGCTCAACTGGTGCAAATCCCG ACTAACGAACTCATGATGGATCTGGACGGGGTAACGCTGTTTGATTACCCAGAGTACGAGACGCTCAAGTTCGAGGCGATAGGCTCGCTGTTGGAAGAATCCTGCGATCAGGACATGGAGAGCAAACCGACAATTGATCAGAAAGTTATGGCAGTGGCGGCCCTGCTGGATCATATGGATCGCACCCCGACGTTGGACGAAGTCGAAAATCCGGTATATAACTTTAACGTAGACCTGAATGGGGAAACTAGTGGCAAATCTAGTTGGATGTTTTCTTCTCGTCTCAACAAAGTTTTTGTCAAGATGGGCCAGGCCTGTACGTTCAACATTTCGTACCAAACCTTGGCCCACCAGGAGCTCTACATCCGAGCGATGATGGTTTGCTCGGCACCGGAAGACATGCATCAGCCGGTGTACAGATGCGAGAACCATCGAGTGAGCGATAACACCAACCCGA AACTGGCCGACGAGGTGAAAACGCATGTCATGCGTTGTTTCAACCCGTCCACTCGGTACGTTGGTACTGAGAACGGTGTCGCCTTCAAGGATCGCTTAGCCGTCATAATTCCACTGGGTTTGACCACCCAGGAACAAGTAGCGCTGAATGTATCGCTGGAGTTTGTCTGCCAAAACTCCTGTAGGATTATAAACCGTCGGGCAACGGCAATAATATTCACGCTGGAGGATTCCCAAGGCcaaattttaggtaaaaaatcGTTGCATCTGAAAGTGTGTAGCTGCCCGAAGCGTGACAagcaaaaagaggaagaaagctTGGCTCCAGCCAAGCGAAAAAGCGACACCCATTTACAGGCACCGCCTGGCAAGAAAGTCGCTAAAGTGGCCACTCTGTCACGTCATCCGGGTCAGCAATTGCCGCGTCTCACACCATCGCCACCTTTAGGCAAGCTGGCCTTCATAAAGAAAGAGCTCTCATCCGAAACGTTGAGCTGCGGACAGAAGGCGAGAGCAATCGCGCAAGCCAACAGTCAGGAAATGGTCGAGGGAACGGGCATCCCGGTAACCGTTCACCTGCCTACCGTAGAATTGGCCGCAAAGGTGGCCGAATATGCGTTCCAGGTTGTGGCCACAGAACTGGTCCGCAATAGCACCACCGAACCGGAAGGGTCGAAGAAATTGGCCGCCTTTCTCACCAGCATTCGCCGGGTGCAGA CTCGAAAATTTAGAAGAGTTAAGACTGCGAAATAG
- the LOC134219885 gene encoding cellular tumor antigen p53-like isoform X1: protein MISPDGCSTCSTASESQNNCYVTVRKNFEMVDSQDMTVQTYEHQDPAQPVEECDAAQLVQIPTNELMMDLDGVTLFDYPEYETLKFEAIGSLLEESCDQDMESKPTIDQKVMAVAALLDHMDRTPTLDEVENPVYNFNVDLNGETSGKSSWMFSSRLNKVFVKMGQACTFNISYQTLAHQELYIRAMMVCSAPEDMHQPVYRCENHRVSDNTNPKLADEVKTHVMRCFNPSTRYVGTENGVAFKDRLAVIIPLGLTTQEQVALNVSLEFVCQNSCRIINRRATAIIFTLEDSQGQILGKKSLHLKVCSCPKRDKQKEEESLAPAKRKSDTHLQAPPGKKVAKVATLSRHPGQQLPRLTPSPPLGKLAFIKKELSSETLSCGQKARAIAQANSQEMVEGTGIPVTVHLPTVELAAKVAEYAFQVVATELVRNSTTEPEGSKKLAAFLTSIRRVQKGLSNGRNNSMGSTDSD from the exons aTGATTTCGCCTGATGGGTGCAGTACTTGCAGTACTGCAAGTGAAAG TCAAAATAACTGCTACGTGACGGTACGCAAAAACTTTGAAATGGTCGATTCCCAAGATATGACGGTCCAGACCTATGAGCACCAGGATCCGGCTCAGCCAGT TGAGGAATGTGATGCTGCTCAACTGGTGCAAATCCCG ACTAACGAACTCATGATGGATCTGGACGGGGTAACGCTGTTTGATTACCCAGAGTACGAGACGCTCAAGTTCGAGGCGATAGGCTCGCTGTTGGAAGAATCCTGCGATCAGGACATGGAGAGCAAACCGACAATTGATCAGAAAGTTATGGCAGTGGCGGCCCTGCTGGATCATATGGATCGCACCCCGACGTTGGACGAAGTCGAAAATCCGGTATATAACTTTAACGTAGACCTGAATGGGGAAACTAGTGGCAAATCTAGTTGGATGTTTTCTTCTCGTCTCAACAAAGTTTTTGTCAAGATGGGCCAGGCCTGTACGTTCAACATTTCGTACCAAACCTTGGCCCACCAGGAGCTCTACATCCGAGCGATGATGGTTTGCTCGGCACCGGAAGACATGCATCAGCCGGTGTACAGATGCGAGAACCATCGAGTGAGCGATAACACCAACCCGA AACTGGCCGACGAGGTGAAAACGCATGTCATGCGTTGTTTCAACCCGTCCACTCGGTACGTTGGTACTGAGAACGGTGTCGCCTTCAAGGATCGCTTAGCCGTCATAATTCCACTGGGTTTGACCACCCAGGAACAAGTAGCGCTGAATGTATCGCTGGAGTTTGTCTGCCAAAACTCCTGTAGGATTATAAACCGTCGGGCAACGGCAATAATATTCACGCTGGAGGATTCCCAAGGCcaaattttaggtaaaaaatcGTTGCATCTGAAAGTGTGTAGCTGCCCGAAGCGTGACAagcaaaaagaggaagaaagctTGGCTCCAGCCAAGCGAAAAAGCGACACCCATTTACAGGCACCGCCTGGCAAGAAAGTCGCTAAAGTGGCCACTCTGTCACGTCATCCGGGTCAGCAATTGCCGCGTCTCACACCATCGCCACCTTTAGGCAAGCTGGCCTTCATAAAGAAAGAGCTCTCATCCGAAACGTTGAGCTGCGGACAGAAGGCGAGAGCAATCGCGCAAGCCAACAGTCAGGAAATGGTCGAGGGAACGGGCATCCCGGTAACCGTTCACCTGCCTACCGTAGAATTGGCCGCAAAGGTGGCCGAATATGCGTTCCAGGTTGTGGCCACAGAACTGGTCCGCAATAGCACCACCGAACCGGAAGGGTCGAAGAAATTGGCCGCCTTTCTCACCAGCATTCGCCGGGTGCAGA AAGGGTTATCCAACGGACGCAACAATTCCATGGGATCAACGGACTCGGACTAG